Proteins encoded within one genomic window of Gracilimonas sp.:
- a CDS encoding TIGR03545 family protein produces MRIGGIITVLILIGMGFVVTLFITDEWVENKIEYEGSVLNEAKVEIDGFNFSFFNLHMKWDRLQVTNRNNTMENTFETGETEFKMQFWPLILKNKVIVENVKLTGFQLATERETDGYFEMPVDEAGDPVEPGFLNSVVKQVTNEAQKNAEVRFTDARDDLNVDSLMAKVNIQSVGKIDSLRNGIQTTYSKWDSTFNNTSIESEVAIIQNTVESINVKEIKDPKKAVEAIERVKKLRKQVDSLKTRTDNLKSDFDQDYGGVRYNLGQVDNWIQDDYQRALSMAKLPNLSAQNIGKALFGQNLLGDYAAYLEYVAIAREYGSRLIGEEDEDEIPRYEGVDYEFSDKYDLPGFWFKNIELSGRTKSDIGISGNVTNISSNQEKAGFPILFEIQGENENQVSLSLDGEFNYLEETPLESFTFNYAGFTLSKARLSGSDLLPYELKSGKGDVNVEMNIIGKRFDSRIDYLVNGISFDFAAVGQPENRLESLIRDAIASTDNIEVAALIDNLEGPLRVRVRSNLDDLFMNALRQTVSQEVENAKRKIEAEVQKQVEGKKEQLADFKAGKEAEIRQRYGELQAKVNEQIEQVEQKREELEAKKKELEQALKDKIKNRIGIDYR; encoded by the coding sequence ATGAGAATTGGAGGAATTATAACGGTTTTAATATTAATAGGAATGGGGTTTGTGGTCACTTTATTCATTACTGATGAATGGGTTGAAAACAAGATAGAATATGAGGGGAGTGTTTTAAATGAAGCTAAAGTAGAAATTGATGGCTTTAATTTTAGCTTTTTCAACCTGCATATGAAATGGGATCGGCTTCAGGTTACTAATCGCAATAATACCATGGAGAATACTTTTGAAACCGGTGAAACGGAATTTAAAATGCAATTTTGGCCATTAATATTGAAGAATAAGGTAATTGTAGAAAATGTGAAATTGACCGGATTTCAGCTAGCTACAGAACGCGAAACAGATGGCTATTTTGAAATGCCGGTAGATGAGGCCGGTGATCCCGTAGAGCCAGGATTTTTGAATTCTGTTGTGAAGCAGGTAACCAATGAAGCTCAGAAAAATGCTGAGGTTAGATTTACTGATGCCCGGGATGACCTGAATGTGGACAGCCTGATGGCAAAAGTAAATATTCAGTCGGTGGGAAAAATTGATTCATTGCGAAATGGAATACAGACAACCTACTCCAAGTGGGACAGCACTTTCAACAATACTTCTATTGAATCAGAGGTAGCAATTATTCAAAATACCGTAGAGTCAATCAACGTAAAGGAAATTAAAGATCCCAAAAAAGCTGTAGAAGCCATTGAAAGAGTGAAGAAGCTTCGCAAGCAAGTAGATTCTTTGAAGACAAGAACTGATAATCTAAAAAGTGATTTTGATCAGGATTACGGAGGTGTACGGTATAATTTAGGCCAGGTGGATAATTGGATTCAGGATGATTATCAACGTGCTTTGAGCATGGCAAAACTTCCCAATTTGAGCGCTCAAAATATTGGGAAAGCACTATTTGGGCAGAACTTGTTAGGCGATTATGCAGCTTACCTTGAATACGTAGCAATTGCCCGGGAATATGGCAGCAGACTGATCGGTGAAGAAGATGAGGATGAAATACCGCGGTATGAGGGGGTGGATTATGAATTCTCCGACAAATACGACTTGCCGGGATTTTGGTTTAAGAATATTGAATTGTCAGGCAGGACAAAATCGGATATTGGCATTTCCGGTAATGTGACGAATATTAGCAGTAATCAGGAGAAAGCGGGCTTTCCCATACTTTTTGAGATACAGGGAGAAAATGAAAATCAGGTTTCGTTAAGCTTGGATGGAGAATTTAATTATTTGGAAGAAACCCCTCTGGAAAGTTTTACGTTTAACTACGCTGGTTTTACGCTTTCTAAAGCACGGTTATCGGGATCTGATTTGTTGCCGTACGAGTTAAAATCAGGGAAAGGAGATGTAAATGTGGAGATGAATATCATCGGTAAGCGATTTGACAGCCGTATAGATTATCTGGTGAATGGAATTAGTTTCGATTTTGCCGCGGTCGGCCAGCCTGAAAATCGGTTGGAATCTCTGATTCGTGATGCTATTGCGAGCACAGACAATATTGAAGTGGCAGCACTGATTGATAATTTAGAAGGCCCGTTGAGGGTTCGAGTGCGCTCTAATCTGGATGATTTGTTCATGAATGCACTTCGGCAAACAGTAAGTCAGGAAGTAGAAAACGCGAAGCGTAAAATTGAAGCTGAAGTTCAAAAACAGGTAGAGGGTAAAAAAGAACAACTGGCCGACTTTAAAGCCGGGAAAGAGGCAGAAATCCGTCAGCGTTATGGAGAGCTGCAAGCAAAAGTGAATGAACAAATTGAACAGGTTGAACAAAAAAGAGAAGAACTTGAAGCCAAAAAGAAAGAACTGGAACAGGCTCTGAAAGATAAAATTAAAAACCGCATCGGCATTGATTACAGATAA
- a CDS encoding dienelactone hydrolase family protein, translating to MSLFRVQKNTNFKGPHQPTQIAEGGVPASEGDAAMIMIHGRGATAPSIIQLANEFETGKKLTLRAPQASGNTWYPYSFMAPSEQNQPGLSSGLQKIYDIVQDLKSGGFSEGQIYFLGFSQGACLASEYVARHPAKYGGLIALSGGMIGNGPEVHSEEYEGDLKETPIFMGCSDADPHIPKERVNKSEEVFTKLNANVTKKLYPGMGHLVNEDEIKHIQEMLN from the coding sequence ATGAGCTTATTCCGAGTACAAAAAAACACCAATTTCAAAGGCCCGCATCAACCCACACAAATTGCGGAAGGGGGCGTTCCGGCATCAGAGGGTGATGCAGCCATGATCATGATCCACGGGCGAGGTGCAACCGCACCAAGCATCATTCAGCTTGCCAATGAATTTGAGACTGGCAAGAAACTCACCTTAAGGGCTCCACAAGCCAGTGGCAATACATGGTACCCCTATTCATTTATGGCTCCTTCTGAGCAAAATCAGCCCGGACTTTCTTCAGGCCTGCAGAAGATCTACGACATCGTTCAAGACCTGAAATCTGGTGGATTTTCTGAAGGGCAGATCTACTTTTTAGGGTTTTCACAGGGTGCTTGTTTAGCCTCTGAGTATGTTGCAAGGCATCCTGCAAAGTATGGCGGATTAATTGCTTTGAGTGGTGGAATGATTGGAAATGGCCCGGAAGTTCATTCGGAAGAATATGAAGGGGACCTCAAAGAAACTCCAATCTTCATGGGCTGCAGCGATGCAGATCCTCATATTCCAAAAGAACGGGTAAACAAATCTGAAGAAGTCTTTACCAAGCTAAATGCAAATGTTACCAAAAAACTATATCCCGGCATGGGCCATCTTGTGAACGAAGACGAGATTAAGCATATTCAGGAAATGCTGAATTGA
- a CDS encoding VOC family protein, whose product MTHHKGIHHITALAGDAQRNAEFYTQILGMRLVKKSVNQDDPGTYHLFYGNQSGEPGSSLTFFPWPNAVKGEAGVGEVVNVGLQVPESSKDYWEVRLSENDIQYEVTEVFGRKALRFKDPDGLELDIVFEGEAKPKVENVNYIVPAEHTIQGFWGARMLLTEKQHTGMLLGDLFDFEEAAAEGNQTLYQTEAPIGRNIIIEISDKPEYGKNGRGIVHHIAYRAENEEELEQLRQKVGKKGLQPTQIIDRHWFNSVYYRIPAGVLFEMASDDPGYTVDEEFEELGEHLILPPWLESKRDQIEQILPEIKVATKA is encoded by the coding sequence ATGACACATCACAAAGGAATACATCACATAACAGCTTTGGCTGGAGATGCTCAACGTAATGCCGAATTTTATACTCAAATTCTGGGGATGAGACTGGTTAAAAAGTCTGTCAATCAGGATGATCCCGGAACCTACCATCTGTTTTATGGAAATCAGTCTGGAGAGCCGGGATCCAGCCTCACTTTTTTCCCCTGGCCCAATGCTGTGAAAGGAGAGGCCGGAGTAGGTGAAGTAGTAAACGTGGGGTTGCAAGTTCCCGAAAGTTCGAAAGATTACTGGGAGGTGCGCCTGAGTGAAAATGATATCCAATATGAGGTAACAGAAGTATTTGGGCGAAAAGCTTTACGGTTTAAAGATCCGGATGGTTTAGAACTGGACATTGTTTTTGAAGGTGAAGCCAAACCGAAAGTAGAGAACGTAAATTATATTGTCCCGGCCGAGCATACCATACAAGGATTTTGGGGAGCCCGAATGCTGCTGACAGAGAAGCAACATACCGGAATGCTGCTTGGTGATCTTTTTGATTTTGAAGAAGCCGCCGCAGAAGGCAATCAAACTCTCTATCAAACCGAAGCACCCATTGGCCGAAATATCATTATTGAAATATCGGACAAACCTGAATATGGCAAAAACGGAAGGGGTATTGTACATCACATCGCCTACCGTGCCGAAAACGAAGAAGAGCTGGAACAGCTTCGGCAAAAGGTTGGGAAAAAAGGATTACAACCTACACAAATTATAGACCGCCATTGGTTCAATTCCGTTTATTACCGTATTCCCGCAGGTGTTCTATTTGAAATGGCTTCGGATGATCCCGGATACACGGTTGATGAAGAATTCGAAGAGCTGGGTGAACATTTGATTTTACCGCCCTGGCTGGAATCTAAAAGAGATCAAATCGAACAGATTCTGCCGGAAATTAAGGTAGCTACTAAAGCCTAA
- a CDS encoding MgtC/SapB family protein, with protein sequence MDLIAQSYILLDVSIALALGGILGLEREWKQKPAGLRTNMIIAGSAALLVSLGRVVVTDFGQLAASESYGVDPIRMLHAVIVGVSFIGAGTILKSTSKTMVRYLTTSATILMAAGIGISIALKQYLLGTGATLILVIINFLFTKLNRYIYQISSYENPYNQ encoded by the coding sequence ATGGACTTAATAGCACAGTCATACATATTACTGGATGTAAGTATAGCCCTTGCTTTAGGAGGTATTTTAGGGCTCGAGCGAGAATGGAAACAAAAACCGGCGGGGTTGAGGACCAATATGATTATAGCAGGATCGGCTGCTTTATTGGTTTCTCTGGGTCGAGTAGTAGTTACGGATTTTGGTCAATTAGCAGCCAGCGAAAGTTATGGTGTGGACCCAATCAGGATGCTTCACGCAGTTATTGTGGGGGTTAGTTTTATTGGTGCAGGAACTATACTGAAAAGTACTTCCAAAACCATGGTTCGATATCTTACCACTTCTGCCACCATTTTAATGGCGGCAGGAATCGGAATCAGCATTGCTTTGAAGCAGTATTTGCTGGGAACCGGAGCTACACTAATACTGGTGATAATTAATTTTCTGTTTACAAAACTAAATAGATATATCTACCAAATTTCAAGCTATGAAAATCCTTACAACCAATAG
- a CDS encoding DinB family protein, which yields MKEDKRIRDVLDLIDPPKGFTPWHGGPTLMGCLRGVETEQAAWRVTPERNSIWDLVLHMAYWKYVIIRKLNPDYPKGFERSPANFPEIPETPSEKDWKTDKMLLQKTHEKLIREIKKFPAEKLDEPCPTKKGWTYAQLITGIAAHDTYHIGQIQVLKRLYEEMIGE from the coding sequence ATGAAAGAAGATAAGCGGATAAGGGATGTATTGGACCTTATTGACCCTCCCAAAGGATTTACCCCATGGCATGGCGGACCTACCCTGATGGGGTGTCTCAGGGGAGTTGAGACAGAACAAGCTGCCTGGAGGGTCACTCCGGAAAGAAATTCTATATGGGATTTAGTGTTACATATGGCTTACTGGAAATATGTGATCATTCGGAAATTGAACCCCGACTATCCTAAAGGTTTTGAACGAAGTCCCGCCAACTTTCCCGAAATCCCGGAAACTCCTTCTGAGAAAGACTGGAAAACAGATAAAATGCTACTTCAGAAAACACATGAAAAACTGATCCGGGAAATCAAAAAATTTCCTGCTGAAAAGCTGGATGAACCATGCCCAACAAAGAAAGGATGGACCTATGCACAATTAATAACCGGGATTGCTGCTCATGATACCTATCACATTGGGCAAATACAGGTGTTGAAACGGTTGTATGAAGAAATGATAGGAGAATAG
- a CDS encoding ribonuclease E inhibitor RraB, whose product MSRPKKIDAKVVENIIRFGGDIEKERPVDFFFYFPTEYAATQVEVKLINLGFNTNVNYFNPNEKWSLTANKKMQVSTERIYEISLWFEKIAEEEGGEYDGWGAPI is encoded by the coding sequence ATGTCAAGGCCAAAAAAAATAGATGCAAAAGTAGTAGAAAATATTATTCGGTTCGGCGGTGATATTGAAAAAGAGCGTCCGGTCGATTTTTTCTTTTACTTTCCAACTGAATATGCTGCAACCCAAGTTGAAGTGAAATTGATAAATCTTGGGTTTAATACAAATGTTAATTACTTCAATCCGAATGAAAAATGGTCATTAACCGCAAATAAGAAAATGCAAGTAAGTACTGAAAGAATATATGAAATAAGCCTTTGGTTTGAGAAAATTGCTGAAGAGGAAGGAGGAGAATATGATGGATGGGGTGCTCCAATTTGA
- a CDS encoding M48 family metallopeptidase, which produces MNIYAIIILVTIAIDFILDLTSNYLNLKSLTKELPDEFEGVYDEDTYAKSQEYTKVRTKFGFLTGGFDLVLVLGFWFSGGFNWLDQIVRAWGYGELVTGLIYIGILLLAKTIITLPFSIYSTFVIEERFGFNKTTPKTFVLDMVKGLGLGLAIGTPLLAGILWFFMYAGDLAWLYAWGVVTAFTLIMQYVAPTWIMPLFNKFTPLEEGELRTAIENYTEKVDFPLQGLFVIDGSKRSSKSNAFFTGFGKNKRVALYDTLIENHTNDELVAVLAHEIGHYKKKHIIKGMLTSIVQTGVMFFLLSVFLHAEGLFEAFYMEQMSVYAGLIFFGMLYAPIDMILSVFMQIISRKHEFEADHFAAETTGEPEDMISTLKKLSKDNLSNLTPHWFYVFLNYSHPPVLERIRAIRKN; this is translated from the coding sequence ATGAACATCTACGCCATCATCATCCTGGTAACTATTGCCATCGACTTTATTCTCGACCTCACTTCCAACTACCTCAACCTCAAATCCCTCACCAAAGAATTGCCGGATGAATTTGAAGGAGTTTATGATGAGGACACTTATGCCAAATCCCAGGAATACACCAAGGTTCGAACAAAATTTGGATTTCTCACCGGTGGATTTGATTTAGTTCTTGTCTTGGGATTCTGGTTTTCCGGTGGATTCAACTGGCTGGATCAAATAGTTCGGGCCTGGGGCTACGGCGAGTTGGTGACCGGACTGATTTACATCGGGATTTTATTATTGGCCAAGACCATTATTACACTTCCATTCAGTATTTATTCTACTTTTGTAATTGAAGAACGCTTTGGTTTCAATAAAACCACGCCCAAAACTTTTGTATTGGATATGGTGAAGGGATTGGGATTGGGTCTTGCCATCGGAACTCCTTTGCTGGCCGGAATCCTCTGGTTTTTCATGTATGCGGGAGATTTAGCCTGGCTGTATGCCTGGGGAGTTGTGACGGCGTTTACACTTATCATGCAGTACGTAGCACCAACATGGATTATGCCCCTTTTTAACAAATTCACACCTCTCGAAGAAGGTGAATTGCGAACGGCCATTGAAAACTATACCGAGAAGGTAGACTTTCCGCTTCAGGGTTTGTTTGTAATTGACGGCTCCAAACGTTCCAGCAAATCGAATGCTTTTTTTACAGGATTTGGAAAAAATAAAAGAGTGGCTTTGTATGATACGCTGATTGAAAATCATACCAATGATGAATTGGTAGCGGTGTTGGCCCATGAAATTGGCCACTACAAAAAGAAGCATATTATCAAAGGCATGTTAACCAGTATTGTGCAAACCGGGGTAATGTTTTTTCTGCTCTCTGTTTTTCTCCATGCAGAAGGATTATTTGAAGCATTCTATATGGAGCAAATGTCGGTATATGCCGGGCTTATTTTCTTTGGAATGCTGTATGCCCCTATTGATATGATTTTGTCGGTATTCATGCAGATCATTTCTCGTAAGCATGAATTTGAAGCTGATCATTTTGCTGCTGAAACAACCGGCGAGCCGGAGGATATGATTTCGACATTAAAGAAACTCTCCAAAGATAATTTATCGAATCTGACTCCGCATTGGTTTTATGTATTTTTAAACTATTCTCATCCTCCGGTATTGGAGCGGATAAGGGCAATACGAAAAAACTAA
- the sigZ gene encoding RNA polymerase sigma factor SigZ produces the protein MNTSSPTHTEKIWKEFSDHVRNFIRAKVATDDEAEDILQDIFTRIHQGIANLKHEDRVQSWVFGIARRALADHYRSKKKRENLKGEAATDETKEAEDIQLRNYEGEHDVHEEVLSWLIPMIDDLPEKYRIPLKMADVEGKSQQEIADEFELSLSGAKSRVQRGREKLGEILAACCEIEFGREGRAVAYRKVKKDSCESCE, from the coding sequence ATGAATACTTCTTCGCCAACCCACACCGAGAAAATCTGGAAAGAGTTCAGCGATCATGTCCGGAATTTTATCCGTGCTAAAGTTGCCACCGATGATGAAGCCGAGGATATCCTGCAGGATATTTTTACGAGAATACATCAAGGTATAGCCAATCTGAAGCATGAAGATCGTGTACAGTCCTGGGTATTTGGGATTGCAAGGCGAGCTTTAGCTGATCATTACCGGAGTAAGAAAAAAAGAGAAAATCTTAAGGGTGAAGCGGCAACAGATGAAACGAAAGAAGCAGAAGATATTCAGCTAAGAAACTATGAAGGAGAACATGATGTACACGAAGAGGTGCTTTCATGGCTGATTCCTATGATTGATGATCTCCCTGAAAAATACAGAATTCCGCTCAAAATGGCTGACGTGGAGGGAAAATCACAACAAGAGATTGCTGATGAATTTGAATTATCATTATCGGGAGCTAAATCAAGAGTGCAGCGGGGACGGGAAAAACTTGGTGAAATTCTGGCCGCATGTTGCGAGATAGAATTTGGAAGAGAAGGCCGTGCCGTGGCTTACCGAAAGGTCAAAAAGGACAGCTGTGAATCTTGTGAATAA
- a CDS encoding ArsI/CadI family heavy metal resistance metalloenzyme — MKRLHVMLKVNDLNESIKFYSALFGTEPTTQKDDYAKWLIEDPKVNFSIAERPGEKGIEHLGIQAESETELEEIRLNIGRASKGVTRDEGDTICCYAKSDKSWISDPQGVEWEAFYTYGESKSYTEQEAACC; from the coding sequence ATGAAACGTTTACATGTAATGCTCAAAGTAAATGACCTGAACGAATCTATTAAATTCTACAGTGCCTTATTCGGAACTGAACCCACTACCCAAAAAGATGATTATGCCAAATGGCTGATTGAAGATCCAAAGGTGAATTTCTCGATTGCCGAACGTCCCGGTGAAAAGGGGATTGAACATTTGGGAATACAAGCAGAGTCAGAAACCGAACTGGAAGAGATCCGGCTGAATATTGGTCGTGCTTCTAAGGGCGTTACCCGAGATGAAGGCGATACTATTTGCTGCTATGCCAAATCAGATAAATCTTGGATCAGCGATCCGCAAGGTGTAGAGTGGGAAGCATTTTATACATACGGTGAAAGTAAATCTTATACCGAACAAGAAGCTGCTTGTTGCTAA
- a CDS encoding aminotransferase class I/II-fold pyridoxal phosphate-dependent enzyme, whose amino-acid sequence MKKNIETIAIHGSMREHMGENDTIVPGIEMSTIYEHRKGVHKEGDRKYTRLSNPNRDQLENVIKELESGEHCAAFSSGMAAISSVFQAIESGAHVLVPDDVYFGTRKLVWEFAERWNLDVDFIDMTDLDVVQSSLKENTKFIWIETPSNPRLMITDVVEVSKLAKSKGAIVAVDNTWPTPYNMRPLELGADVVVHSTTKYLGGHSDILGGAVITKGNKELFEKIRTVQVVQGAVSSPQDSWLLSRSIRSFPYRMRAHNENARKVASFLSKHPKVKVVYYPGLESHPGHKIAKAQMDDFGGMISFLVEGGADTAIKIVAASEMIKAATSLGGIESIWEHRKSSEGESSPTPDNLIRLSVGLEHADDIIKDLELALS is encoded by the coding sequence ATGAAGAAAAACATAGAGACCATCGCAATTCACGGGAGCATGAGGGAGCATATGGGAGAGAATGATACTATTGTTCCGGGCATTGAGATGTCTACCATTTACGAACACCGTAAAGGGGTACATAAGGAAGGGGACCGGAAATATACCCGGCTTTCAAATCCAAACCGTGATCAGCTTGAAAACGTGATAAAAGAATTGGAAAGCGGCGAACACTGTGCAGCTTTTTCATCCGGAATGGCAGCGATTTCTTCGGTATTCCAGGCGATAGAATCCGGCGCGCATGTGTTGGTCCCGGATGATGTGTATTTTGGAACAAGGAAGCTGGTTTGGGAATTTGCCGAGCGATGGAATCTTGATGTTGACTTCATCGATATGACAGACCTTGATGTTGTTCAATCATCCTTAAAAGAAAACACCAAATTTATTTGGATAGAGACCCCTTCAAATCCACGACTCATGATTACCGACGTGGTTGAAGTAAGTAAGCTAGCTAAATCAAAAGGGGCCATTGTTGCGGTAGATAATACCTGGCCAACACCCTACAATATGCGCCCGCTTGAATTAGGTGCTGATGTAGTAGTACACTCCACGACAAAATATCTGGGAGGACACAGTGATATTCTGGGCGGGGCTGTAATTACAAAAGGAAATAAGGAGCTATTCGAAAAAATACGAACTGTACAGGTGGTACAGGGTGCGGTTTCTTCACCTCAGGACAGCTGGTTACTCAGCAGAAGTATTCGCTCCTTTCCTTACCGAATGCGAGCTCATAATGAAAACGCTCGTAAAGTTGCTTCTTTTTTAAGTAAGCATCCTAAAGTTAAAGTCGTCTATTATCCGGGATTGGAGTCACATCCGGGACATAAAATTGCCAAAGCACAAATGGATGATTTCGGTGGAATGATTTCATTTTTGGTAGAAGGTGGAGCAGATACGGCTATCAAAATTGTAGCTGCTTCTGAAATGATAAAAGCAGCGACCAGTTTAGGCGGAATTGAAAGCATTTGGGAGCACCGGAAATCATCGGAGGGAGAAAGCTCTCCTACTCCTGATAATTTAATTCGCCTGAGTGTGGGTCTGGAACATGCTGATGATATCATCAAGGATTTGGAATTAGCCCTATCTTAA
- a CDS encoding thioredoxin fold domain-containing protein, whose protein sequence is MIFRKAIFTLLFFTIAVAAFAQSQDRPDMFEWHELGEAQKLAAENDKKVLVYANARWCTYCKKMEKEVFSQKSVQDLTNQHFYIVWIDIESDRKLTFRGKEMTEMEFSRGMRITGTPTFIFIDSEGEIIAGQPGFIPEDMYSQILKFVGKDAYLDQSFEEFIEK, encoded by the coding sequence ATGATATTTAGAAAAGCAATTTTTACCCTGTTATTTTTTACGATTGCTGTTGCTGCATTTGCTCAATCTCAGGATCGCCCGGATATGTTTGAATGGCACGAGCTTGGCGAGGCCCAAAAGTTGGCTGCTGAAAATGATAAAAAAGTATTGGTTTATGCCAATGCAAGATGGTGCACATACTGCAAGAAAATGGAAAAAGAAGTATTCAGCCAAAAATCAGTTCAGGACCTAACGAACCAGCATTTCTATATAGTTTGGATTGATATTGAATCAGACAGGAAGCTTACATTTCGTGGAAAAGAAATGACAGAAATGGAATTCAGTCGCGGTATGAGGATTACAGGTACGCCAACTTTTATTTTTATCGACTCAGAAGGCGAAATTATTGCCGGACAACCCGGGTTTATACCCGAAGATATGTACAGTCAAATACTGAAGTTTGTGGGAAAGGATGCATATCTGGATCAAAGCTTCGAAGAGTTTATTGAAAAGTAA
- a CDS encoding TIGR04282 family arsenosugar biosynthesis glycosyltransferase: MSKENKNVILIFVKNPIKGYVKTRLAKSVGDSKALQVYQSLLQITKNITEELPCDRQVWYSQSVEENDLWDINHYSKFSQMGANLGERMQFAFKQAFENGYRKTIIIGSDCADLSPQAINKAFEALDNHQVVIGPSEDGGYYLLGMTHYFPFLFKEKKWSHDSVFQDTVNQLKSQSISFKQLPVLNDIDTESDLNKSATLNL, encoded by the coding sequence ATGAGTAAAGAGAATAAAAATGTCATTCTTATTTTTGTTAAAAATCCAATAAAGGGATACGTAAAGACCCGTTTGGCAAAAAGTGTCGGAGATTCAAAAGCCCTTCAGGTCTATCAATCATTACTGCAAATAACTAAAAATATAACGGAAGAGTTGCCTTGTGACAGGCAGGTATGGTATTCCCAATCTGTTGAAGAAAACGACCTTTGGGATATAAACCATTATTCGAAATTTTCACAAATGGGGGCAAATCTTGGAGAACGAATGCAATTTGCCTTCAAGCAAGCTTTTGAAAATGGATATAGAAAGACCATTATTATAGGCAGTGATTGTGCAGATTTGTCGCCGCAGGCCATAAATAAGGCCTTTGAAGCATTAGATAACCATCAGGTGGTTATTGGCCCATCTGAAGATGGCGGTTATTACCTGTTAGGCATGACCCATTATTTTCCATTTCTTTTCAAAGAAAAAAAATGGAGCCATGATTCAGTCTTTCAGGACACCGTCAATCAACTGAAAAGCCAATCTATCTCCTTCAAACAGCTTCCGGTCTTAAATGATATTGATACGGAATCGGACCTTAATAAATCAGCAACTTTGAATTTGTAG